The proteins below come from a single Vibrio natriegens NBRC 15636 = ATCC 14048 = DSM 759 genomic window:
- a CDS encoding phosphatidate cytidylyltransferase gives MKQRIITALILAPLVILGIFKLPLMGFIIALTAITLLGFWEWTQFTGSRSRIAALIPAAIVTGLSFFYISPEANSLNHLSTPHYAMLGLGFVWWIIASLMAITYPKTTKTWQSSLVLRHIFGFLTLIPFLWSVIILRASDITVDPYHGAKLVLFVCFLVWAADSGAYFAGKSMGKRKMAPNVSPNKTIEGLIGGIIAALLVGWLFADWFDIHFTSSVHMVIITLITVVISVLGDLVESMFKRVSGIKDSSNIIPGHGGVLDRIDSLTAAFPVFALLYYVF, from the coding sequence TTGAAACAGAGAATAATAACGGCACTAATTTTAGCTCCCCTGGTTATTTTAGGCATTTTTAAGTTACCCCTGATGGGTTTTATCATCGCATTGACAGCGATAACCTTGTTAGGATTTTGGGAGTGGACCCAGTTTACAGGCAGTCGTTCTAGAATTGCAGCGCTTATTCCGGCAGCAATTGTTACCGGACTTAGTTTTTTTTACATCTCACCTGAGGCAAATAGCCTCAATCACTTATCAACGCCGCACTATGCGATGCTTGGACTTGGTTTCGTATGGTGGATTATTGCCAGCTTAATGGCGATCACCTACCCAAAAACCACTAAAACTTGGCAGAGTAGCCTTGTTCTAAGGCACATTTTTGGCTTCCTGACGTTAATTCCTTTTCTTTGGAGCGTCATCATCCTGAGAGCTTCCGATATCACGGTAGATCCATACCACGGCGCAAAGCTTGTTCTTTTCGTTTGTTTCTTGGTATGGGCTGCAGACAGCGGAGCTTACTTTGCTGGTAAAAGTATGGGTAAGCGCAAAATGGCGCCAAATGTTAGCCCGAATAAGACCATTGAGGGCTTAATTGGAGGCATCATTGCTGCTCTGCTCGTTGGTTGGTTATTCGCTGACTGGTTTGATATTCATTTCACGAGTTCAGTTCATATGGTGATCATCACGCTTATCACGGTTGTCATTTCCGTGCTTGGCGACTTGGTGGAAAGTATGTTCAAACGCGTCTCAGGCATTAAAGACAGCAGTAATATAATTCCAGGACACGGCGGCGTGCTTGATCGCATCGATAGCCTAACCGCTGCATTCCCCGTCTTTGCTCTTCTTTACTACGTATTCTAA
- the lpxA gene encoding acyl-ACP--UDP-N-acetylglucosamine O-acyltransferase — protein sequence MIHETAKIHPAAVVEEGAKIGANVTVGPFTYITSTVEIGDGTEVMSHVVIKGHTKIGKDNRIFPHAVIGEENQDKKYGGEETTVVIGDRNVIREAVQVHRGTVQDKATTVIGDDNLLCVNAHIAHDVVVGNHTHIGNNSILGGHVTVDDYAGVMALSAIHPFCTVGAYAYVGGCSAVVQDVPAYVLAQGNHATPFGLNLVGLKRNGFEKPEIRALQKAYKEIYRSGKTLEEVKPVLAEMAQEFPAVKRFSDILETTERGIIR from the coding sequence ATGATTCATGAAACCGCTAAAATCCACCCGGCAGCGGTGGTAGAAGAAGGTGCCAAAATTGGCGCTAATGTGACCGTCGGGCCATTCACCTACATTACCTCAACGGTAGAAATTGGTGATGGCACAGAAGTCATGTCTCACGTTGTAATCAAAGGTCATACCAAAATTGGTAAAGATAACCGTATTTTCCCGCACGCTGTCATTGGTGAAGAAAACCAGGACAAGAAATACGGCGGCGAAGAGACAACAGTGGTTATCGGTGACCGAAATGTGATTCGCGAAGCGGTTCAGGTTCATCGTGGTACTGTTCAAGATAAAGCAACCACAGTGATCGGCGACGATAACCTTCTGTGTGTGAATGCTCATATTGCGCACGACGTTGTTGTAGGAAATCACACTCACATCGGTAACAACTCGATTCTGGGTGGCCACGTGACGGTAGATGACTACGCTGGCGTAATGGCGCTTTCTGCGATTCACCCATTCTGTACAGTCGGCGCTTATGCTTATGTTGGTGGTTGTTCTGCGGTTGTTCAGGACGTTCCAGCGTATGTGCTTGCGCAAGGTAACCACGCTACGCCATTTGGCTTGAACTTAGTTGGGCTAAAGCGTAACGGTTTCGAGAAGCCAGAAATTCGTGCTCTTCAAAAGGCGTACAAAGAAATTTACCGTTCAGGTAAAACGCTGGAAGAAGTGAAGCCAGTTTTGGCTGAAATGGCGCAAGAGTTTCCTGCAGTGAAGCGTTTCTCTGACATTCTGGAAACCACGGAACGTGGTATCATTCGTTAA
- a CDS encoding OmpH family outer membrane protein — MNKMIKAAGIGLLVLSSSMFANAAEAAQKIAYVNTAQVFQALPQREVVLQKMQKDFKGKADELKKIQSQAKTKIEKLQRDGELLGQDEIEKLRIDIAKLDSEYKVKAQALDKASARREAEEKAKLFKTIQDAVTKVAKNKGYDLVIDISALQYGKPEYNISEDVIKALK, encoded by the coding sequence TTGAATAAAATGATCAAAGCGGCTGGGATTGGCCTTCTTGTACTTAGCTCATCAATGTTTGCAAACGCGGCAGAAGCGGCACAAAAAATTGCATACGTGAATACCGCTCAAGTTTTTCAAGCACTTCCTCAGCGTGAAGTTGTTTTGCAAAAAATGCAGAAAGACTTTAAAGGTAAAGCCGACGAACTTAAGAAAATTCAATCTCAAGCAAAAACGAAGATTGAGAAACTACAGCGCGATGGCGAGCTTCTAGGTCAGGACGAAATTGAAAAGCTACGTATCGATATCGCGAAACTAGACAGTGAGTACAAAGTAAAAGCGCAAGCACTAGATAAAGCAAGTGCTCGTCGTGAAGCGGAAGAAAAAGCGAAGCTGTTTAAAACGATTCAAGATGCCGTGACAAAAGTTGCGAAGAACAAAGGTTACGATCTCGTTATTGATATCTCTGCACTTCAATACGGTAAGCCAGAATACAACATCTCTGAAGACGTAATTAAAGCTCTAAAATAA
- the frr gene encoding ribosome recycling factor produces MINEIKKDAQERMDKSVEALKNNLSKVRTGRAHPSLLSGISVEYYGAATPLNQIANVVAEDARTLAITVFDKELTQKVEKAIMMSDLGLNPMSAGTIIRVPLPPLTEERRKDLVKIVRGEAEGGRVAVRNIRRDANNDLKALLKDKEISEDEDRKAQDEIQKLTDVAVKKIDEVLAAKEKELMEV; encoded by the coding sequence GTGATTAACGAAATCAAAAAAGACGCTCAAGAGCGCATGGACAAAAGCGTTGAAGCGCTAAAGAACAACCTTTCTAAAGTTCGTACTGGTCGTGCACATCCAAGCCTACTATCTGGTATCTCTGTTGAGTACTACGGTGCTGCTACTCCTCTTAACCAAATTGCGAACGTTGTAGCTGAAGACGCACGTACTCTAGCAATCACAGTTTTCGACAAAGAGCTAACTCAAAAAGTTGAAAAAGCGATCATGATGTCTGACCTTGGTCTAAACCCAATGTCTGCTGGTACTATCATTCGCGTTCCACTTCCACCGCTAACAGAAGAGCGTCGTAAAGACCTTGTTAAGATCGTTCGTGGTGAAGCTGAAGGTGGTCGTGTTGCAGTACGTAACATCCGTCGTGACGCAAACAACGATCTTAAAGCGCTTCTAAAAGACAAAGAAATCTCTGAAGACGAAGATCGTAAAGCACAAGACGAGATCCAAAAACTGACTGACGTAGCAGTTAAGAAGATCGACGAAGTTCTTGCTGCAAAAGAAAAAGAGTTGATGGAAGTTTAA
- the rseP gene encoding sigma E protease regulator RseP yields the protein MTGILWNLVSFIVALGILVAVHEFGHFWVARRCGVKVEKFSIGFGKSIWKKMGEDGTEYSISMIPLGGYVKMVDSRVDDVPQHEKHLAFDQKPLWKRTSIVAAGPIFNFLFAIFAYWLVFLIGVPAVKPVVGDVTPNSIVAEAGIESGMELKAISGIKTPDWESVNMGLISHIGDDLMTVTVEANDEIGSEVTKTLDLRDWQFDPETESAMHSLGFEPYTPEIYTTIQQVTEGGAAELAGVMPGDEIVSIAGKTVAVWDDVVEAVRSNPNTPIELTVLRDGYHQTLTLTPGSRELANKDVIGFAGIAPEVAEWPESYRFDLQFGVFESIGKAIDKTGQVVGLTVSMLKKLIVGDVGLNNLSGPISIAKGAGATADYGLVYFLGFLALISVNLGIINLVPLPMLDGGHLLFFAIEAVIRRPVPERIQEMGYRIGGAIIFSLMALALFNDFTRL from the coding sequence ATGACTGGTATTTTGTGGAATCTCGTTTCTTTTATCGTTGCACTTGGCATTCTTGTGGCTGTGCACGAGTTTGGTCACTTTTGGGTTGCGCGTCGTTGCGGCGTTAAAGTTGAAAAGTTTTCAATCGGTTTTGGTAAGTCAATCTGGAAAAAGATGGGCGAAGACGGAACCGAATACAGCATCTCTATGATCCCTCTTGGCGGCTATGTCAAAATGGTGGATAGCCGTGTTGATGACGTTCCTCAACATGAAAAGCACTTAGCTTTTGATCAAAAGCCGCTTTGGAAGCGCACCTCGATTGTGGCTGCAGGCCCCATCTTTAACTTCTTATTTGCTATCTTTGCTTATTGGCTGGTTTTCCTCATTGGTGTACCCGCAGTTAAGCCTGTAGTGGGTGATGTTACGCCCAATTCGATTGTTGCTGAGGCAGGAATTGAATCTGGGATGGAACTAAAAGCAATCTCTGGTATCAAAACTCCGGACTGGGAATCAGTAAATATGGGATTGATTTCTCATATTGGTGATGATTTGATGACAGTTACCGTGGAAGCAAATGATGAAATCGGCTCTGAGGTGACAAAGACGCTCGACCTTCGTGATTGGCAATTTGATCCGGAAACAGAGTCTGCGATGCACTCTTTAGGCTTTGAACCGTATACACCGGAGATTTATACGACGATCCAGCAAGTTACAGAAGGTGGTGCCGCTGAGCTAGCTGGAGTAATGCCAGGAGACGAAATCGTTTCGATTGCTGGTAAGACGGTGGCCGTTTGGGATGATGTGGTAGAAGCAGTTCGCTCTAACCCAAACACACCAATCGAGTTGACCGTTCTACGTGACGGTTATCATCAGACATTAACGTTGACCCCGGGCAGTCGTGAGCTGGCTAACAAAGACGTCATTGGCTTCGCGGGCATTGCCCCTGAAGTCGCAGAATGGCCCGAAAGTTATCGCTTCGATTTACAGTTTGGTGTATTCGAATCAATTGGTAAAGCGATTGATAAAACGGGTCAAGTTGTCGGACTGACAGTCAGTATGCTCAAGAAACTGATTGTCGGCGACGTTGGCCTGAATAATCTGAGTGGCCCTATTTCAATTGCGAAAGGGGCAGGGGCGACGGCAGACTATGGTCTGGTCTATTTTTTAGGTTTTCTCGCTCTAATTAGTGTTAACCTAGGTATTATTAACCTCGTACCTTTACCAATGTTGGATGGCGGTCATTTGTTGTTTTTTGCAATTGAAGCGGTTATTCGACGCCCAGTTCCAGAAAGAATACAGGAAATGGGATACCGAATTGGTGGTGCGATCATCTTCTCGCTCATGGCGTTAGCGCTATTTAATGATTTTACTCGTCTGTGA
- the bamA gene encoding outer membrane protein assembly factor BamA → MAIKRILFASLLATSVSANGAENFVVQDIEIDGLQRVALGAALLKMPVRVGDTIGQGDVAEIIRALYASGNFEDVRVLRDGEVLVVQVKERPTIASISFSGNKAIKDEQLQENLNASGIREGEALDRTTLSNIEKGLEDFYYSVGKYNATVKAVVTPLPRNRSDLKFVFTEGVSAKIQQINFIGNEVFSDEELLSRFNLNVDVPWWNFLADEKYQKQVLAGDIEALKSFYLDRGYLKFNVDSTQVAISPDKKGVYITLGLEEGEVYTVKDVKFRGDLVGEQDAFESMVPFDSNETYNGSLVTSMEEGVKRVLGESGYAYPQVNTIPEFDDENKEVSLVVNVDPGNRIYVRDIRFTGNNATKDEVLRREMRQMEGSWLNSKSIETGKTRLNRLGYFENVEVQTVRVPGSDDQVDLVYSVKEANSGSVNFGVGYGTESGVSFQVGLQQDNFLGSGNRVGVNAMMNDYQKNISLDYRDPYWNLDGVSLGGKIFYDEFEASEAGIVDYTNQSYGGSLTWGFPFDELNRFEFGVGYTHNKIGNLSPYLQVEQFLRAQADNIDSDGSLNTNDFDINISWTRNNLNRGYFPTAGNHQRAFYKMTVPGSDVQYFKMQYDVRQYMPLTEKHEFTLLFRGRLGYGNGYGETNGNDNLFPFYENYYAGGFTSLRGFGSNSVGPKAVYRDYSGSNNGADTATDDAVGGNAVALASLELIVPTPFASDEVRNQIRTSIFFDMASVWDTEFDYRDSGAEYGDKYYYDYSDPTNYRSSYGAALQWMSPMGPLVFSLAKPIKKYDGDDEEFFTFTIGRTF, encoded by the coding sequence ATGGCGATTAAGCGAATTCTATTTGCAAGTTTACTGGCGACCAGTGTGTCTGCAAATGGAGCAGAGAACTTCGTAGTTCAAGATATTGAAATCGATGGATTGCAGCGTGTTGCACTAGGTGCTGCGTTGCTGAAAATGCCTGTCCGCGTCGGTGATACCATTGGCCAAGGCGATGTTGCAGAAATTATCCGCGCACTGTACGCATCTGGTAACTTTGAAGATGTGAGAGTACTGCGTGATGGTGAGGTGCTTGTTGTTCAAGTAAAAGAGCGTCCGACCATTGCTAGCATCTCATTTTCAGGCAACAAAGCAATCAAGGACGAGCAGCTACAAGAAAACCTGAACGCATCAGGTATTCGTGAAGGCGAAGCGCTTGACCGTACAACGCTAAGCAATATCGAAAAAGGCTTGGAAGATTTTTACTACAGCGTGGGTAAATATAACGCGACAGTAAAAGCGGTCGTTACTCCATTGCCACGTAACCGTTCCGATCTGAAGTTTGTCTTCACCGAAGGTGTATCGGCAAAAATTCAGCAAATCAACTTTATTGGTAATGAAGTCTTTTCTGACGAAGAACTATTGTCCCGTTTCAACTTAAATGTTGACGTGCCTTGGTGGAATTTCCTAGCTGATGAAAAATACCAAAAGCAGGTACTTGCTGGTGATATCGAAGCGCTGAAGTCTTTCTATCTTGATCGTGGTTACCTGAAATTTAACGTTGATTCAACACAGGTAGCAATCTCTCCTGACAAGAAAGGGGTATACATTACTCTTGGCTTGGAAGAGGGAGAGGTGTACACCGTTAAGGACGTAAAATTCCGCGGTGACCTTGTAGGTGAACAAGATGCGTTCGAAAGCATGGTGCCATTTGACAGCAACGAAACTTACAATGGTTCGCTTGTCACTTCGATGGAAGAAGGCGTTAAGCGCGTTTTAGGTGAGTCTGGTTATGCGTATCCGCAGGTAAATACCATTCCTGAATTTGATGATGAAAACAAAGAAGTTTCATTGGTCGTAAACGTTGACCCGGGTAACCGAATTTACGTTCGTGATATCCGCTTTACGGGTAACAACGCGACAAAAGATGAAGTGCTTCGTCGTGAGATGCGTCAGATGGAAGGCAGCTGGTTGAATTCTAAGTCGATTGAAACGGGTAAAACTCGTCTTAACCGTCTTGGCTACTTTGAAAACGTTGAAGTACAAACCGTTCGTGTTCCAGGAAGTGATGATCAGGTAGATCTTGTTTACTCAGTGAAAGAAGCGAACTCAGGTAGTGTCAACTTTGGTGTTGGCTACGGTACGGAATCTGGTGTCAGCTTCCAGGTTGGTCTGCAGCAGGACAACTTCTTAGGCAGTGGTAATCGCGTTGGTGTTAATGCCATGATGAACGATTACCAAAAGAACATCAGCTTAGATTACCGCGACCCATACTGGAACCTCGATGGGGTAAGTTTGGGCGGTAAGATCTTCTACGATGAGTTTGAAGCCTCTGAAGCGGGTATTGTTGACTACACCAACCAAAGTTACGGCGGTAGCCTGACATGGGGTTTCCCATTCGATGAGCTAAACCGCTTTGAGTTTGGTGTTGGCTACACGCACAACAAGATCGGTAACTTATCACCCTACTTACAGGTAGAGCAGTTCTTACGTGCGCAAGCTGACAATATTGATTCAGATGGTTCATTGAACACTAACGATTTTGACATCAATATCTCCTGGACACGTAATAACCTGAACCGTGGTTACTTCCCGACGGCAGGTAATCACCAACGCGCGTTTTACAAAATGACGGTACCTGGCTCTGATGTTCAGTACTTCAAAATGCAGTACGATGTTCGTCAATACATGCCTTTGACCGAAAAACACGAGTTCACGCTCTTGTTCCGTGGTCGCCTAGGTTATGGTAATGGCTACGGTGAAACGAATGGTAACGATAACTTGTTCCCATTCTACGAAAACTACTACGCAGGTGGCTTTACATCGCTACGTGGTTTCGGCTCCAACTCGGTTGGTCCTAAAGCGGTATACCGTGATTACTCGGGCTCAAACAATGGTGCTGATACGGCAACAGACGATGCTGTGGGTGGTAACGCCGTCGCATTGGCAAGCCTGGAACTTATCGTTCCAACGCCGTTCGCATCGGATGAAGTTCGTAATCAAATTCGCACCAGTATCTTCTTCGATATGGCAAGTGTCTGGGATACGGAATTTGACTACCGCGACTCAGGTGCGGAGTATGGTGATAAATACTATTACGACTACTCAGATCCAACCAACTACCGCTCATCTTATGGTGCGGCGTTGCAATGGATGTCTCCAATGGGGCCTCTAGTATTCTCACTAGCGAAACCAATTAAGAAATATGATGGCGATGATGAAGAATTCTTCACCTTCACTATCGGTCGAACCTTCTAA
- the lpxD gene encoding UDP-3-O-(3-hydroxymyristoyl)glucosamine N-acyltransferase produces the protein MKTLTLAELATITGGELFGDDTLVVSRVAPMDKAQEGDVTFLSNPKYAKHLSECQATVVMVKAEHKDKCSGNALVVADPYVAFAHVVQAMDTTPQPAQDIAPSAVIASDVKMGDNVAIGANAVIETGAELGDNVIVGAGCFIGKNAKLGSNTKLWANVTIYHEVSLGDDCLVQSGTVIGSDGFGYANDKGEWIKIPQLGSVRIGNRVEIGACTTIDRGALEDTVIEDNVILDNQLQIAHNVHIGYGTVMPGGTIVAGSTTIGKYCQIGGASVLNGHITIADGVAITGMSMVMRSIEEKGLYSSGIPLQTNKEWRKTATRVHRIDEMNKRLKAVEKLLEPKEES, from the coding sequence ATGAAGACATTAACATTAGCCGAGTTGGCAACAATTACTGGTGGCGAATTATTTGGTGATGACACGCTTGTTGTTAGCCGTGTCGCTCCAATGGATAAAGCACAAGAAGGTGATGTGACCTTTTTGTCTAACCCCAAGTATGCAAAGCACTTATCTGAGTGCCAAGCAACGGTTGTGATGGTAAAAGCAGAGCATAAAGACAAATGTTCAGGTAATGCACTTGTTGTTGCGGATCCTTACGTTGCTTTTGCGCACGTTGTTCAGGCAATGGACACAACCCCACAACCTGCACAAGATATTGCGCCAAGTGCCGTGATCGCATCTGACGTCAAGATGGGTGATAACGTTGCAATTGGGGCAAACGCTGTCATTGAAACGGGTGCAGAACTTGGCGACAACGTGATTGTTGGCGCAGGTTGCTTTATCGGTAAAAATGCCAAGCTGGGTAGTAACACCAAGCTTTGGGCTAATGTGACTATCTATCATGAAGTTTCTCTGGGCGATGATTGTTTGGTTCAATCAGGCACAGTGATCGGCTCTGACGGTTTTGGTTATGCGAATGACAAAGGTGAGTGGATTAAAATCCCTCAACTTGGCTCTGTGCGTATCGGAAACCGTGTTGAGATCGGCGCATGTACCACAATTGACCGTGGTGCATTAGAAGATACGGTTATTGAAGACAACGTGATTCTTGATAACCAGCTTCAAATCGCGCACAACGTTCACATCGGATATGGTACCGTGATGCCTGGTGGTACTATTGTGGCGGGCAGTACTACAATTGGTAAGTACTGTCAGATCGGCGGCGCGTCGGTTCTTAATGGCCACATCACCATTGCAGATGGTGTCGCTATCACCGGTATGAGCATGGTCATGCGCAGTATCGAAGAAAAAGGCCTTTATTCATCGGGTATTCCACTACAGACGAACAAAGAATGGCGTAAAACCGCAACTCGAGTTCACCGTATTGATGAAATGAATAAACGCTTGAAAGCCGTTGAGAAACTGCTAGAGCCAAAAGAAGAATCTTAG
- the ispC gene encoding 1-deoxy-D-xylulose-5-phosphate reductoisomerase, which yields MQKLTILGATGSIGASTLKVVEQNPELFSVVALAAGTNVEKMVALCRKWQPKYAVMADKSAATALKSELDSLAPGTEVLGGVDALCHVASLDEVDSVMAAIVGAAGLLPTMAAVKAGKRVLLANKEALVMSGQLFIDAVEQYGAELLPVDSEHNAIFQCLPEQVQTSLGRCHLDEHGISHILLTGSGGPFRYTDIAELEKVTPAQAIAHPNWSMGPKISVDSATMMNKGLEYIEAKWLFNASREQLKVIIHPQSVIHSMVQYRDGSVLAQMGEPDMATPIALTMSYPSRVHAGVKPLDFTQVGELTFLQPDFARYPCLKLAIDACYEGQHATTALNAANEVAVDAFLNNRLGFTDIARINGAVLNKISASCKAENVNSLESLLELDRMARTIALELIRERG from the coding sequence ATGCAAAAGTTAACGATTCTTGGTGCAACAGGTTCTATAGGTGCAAGCACACTTAAAGTGGTCGAACAGAATCCAGAGCTATTTTCTGTCGTAGCACTTGCAGCCGGTACTAACGTTGAAAAGATGGTGGCACTTTGTCGTAAATGGCAGCCTAAATACGCTGTTATGGCGGATAAGTCTGCGGCCACTGCGCTGAAGTCTGAACTCGATTCTTTAGCTCCGGGTACAGAGGTACTTGGTGGTGTTGACGCTCTTTGTCATGTTGCTTCATTAGATGAAGTCGATAGCGTAATGGCGGCGATTGTTGGTGCTGCTGGTTTATTGCCTACGATGGCCGCGGTAAAAGCAGGTAAACGAGTGCTACTGGCGAACAAAGAAGCATTGGTCATGTCAGGGCAGCTATTCATTGATGCGGTTGAGCAGTATGGCGCAGAGTTGCTGCCTGTCGATAGCGAGCACAATGCTATTTTCCAGTGTCTTCCAGAGCAAGTTCAAACCAGTTTAGGTCGATGTCATCTAGATGAGCATGGAATTTCTCATATTTTACTGACAGGCTCTGGTGGGCCATTCCGTTATACTGACATTGCTGAGTTAGAAAAAGTCACGCCAGCACAGGCTATTGCACACCCTAATTGGTCAATGGGGCCAAAAATCTCGGTTGACTCTGCGACAATGATGAACAAAGGCTTAGAGTACATCGAAGCGAAATGGCTATTTAACGCATCACGCGAGCAGTTAAAAGTAATTATTCATCCGCAGTCAGTGATTCATTCTATGGTGCAGTATCGCGATGGTTCTGTTTTGGCTCAAATGGGCGAGCCAGATATGGCAACGCCAATTGCACTGACCATGTCTTACCCGTCTCGCGTGCATGCAGGGGTTAAACCGCTGGATTTCACTCAGGTTGGTGAGCTGACTTTCTTGCAGCCTGACTTTGCGCGATACCCATGTTTGAAACTGGCGATTGATGCGTGTTACGAAGGTCAACATGCGACGACGGCACTTAATGCAGCGAATGAAGTGGCTGTTGATGCATTTCTAAATAATCGCCTTGGTTTTACTGACATAGCTCGCATCAATGGGGCTGTGTTGAATAAAATCAGTGCAAGCTGCAAAGCTGAGAATGTGAATAGCTTGGAAAGCTTGTTAGAGCTAGATAGAATGGCTAGAACTATCGCCCTTGAATTGATACGCGAGCGTGGCTAA
- a CDS encoding isoprenyl transferase, whose amino-acid sequence MQNSQAFSDSLPKHIAIIMDGNGRWAKSKGKPRVFGHKKGVSAVRKTVAAASRLGIKSMTLFAFSSENWRRPEEEVGLLMELFISVLSSEVKKLHKNNLQLRVIGDTSRFSERLQKKIIEAEKLTAENTGMVINIAANYGGKWDITQATKALAQKARNGEIRVEDINEQLITEHLTMADLPEVDLLIRTSGECRISNFMLWQMAYAEMYFTPEYWPEFDEDSLVEAVTWFINRERRFGCTGEQVKALMAAQ is encoded by the coding sequence ATGCAAAATTCTCAAGCCTTCTCTGACTCCCTTCCTAAACATATTGCCATCATAATGGACGGTAATGGTCGTTGGGCTAAGTCCAAAGGAAAACCTCGTGTATTCGGCCACAAAAAAGGCGTAAGTGCGGTTCGTAAGACGGTCGCAGCGGCTTCTCGGCTTGGTATAAAATCCATGACGTTATTTGCTTTTAGCAGCGAAAATTGGCGTCGTCCCGAGGAAGAAGTTGGCCTATTGATGGAACTGTTTATCTCAGTTCTGTCCAGTGAAGTAAAAAAACTACATAAAAACAACTTACAGTTGCGAGTGATCGGTGATACCAGCCGATTTAGCGAGCGCCTGCAAAAGAAGATTATCGAAGCAGAAAAGCTAACGGCAGAAAACACTGGTATGGTGATCAACATTGCAGCCAATTATGGCGGCAAATGGGATATCACACAGGCAACCAAAGCGTTAGCACAAAAAGCACGTAATGGTGAAATACGTGTAGAGGATATAAATGAGCAATTAATCACCGAGCATTTGACCATGGCAGACTTACCTGAGGTGGATCTTCTTATCCGCACCAGTGGTGAGTGCCGCATTAGCAACTTTATGTTGTGGCAAATGGCATATGCTGAGATGTACTTTACACCAGAATACTGGCCAGAATTCGATGAAGACAGTCTGGTCGAAGCAGTAACCTGGTTTATTAACCGAGAGCGCCGTTTTGGCTGCACTGGTGAACAAGTAAAGGCATTGATGGCAGCTCAATAA
- the fabZ gene encoding 3-hydroxyacyl-ACP dehydratase FabZ produces the protein MTTEKKTMNISEIQELLPHRYPFLLIDRVTDFQEEKYLHALKNVSVNEPQFTGHFPQLPVFPGVLILEAMAQATGLLAFKSFGAPTENELYYFASVDGAKFRKPVVPGDQLVIEVEFLKERRGIAAFRGVAKVDGEVVCSAELKCARREF, from the coding sequence TTGACTACTGAAAAGAAAACGATGAACATCTCTGAGATTCAAGAGCTTTTACCTCATCGCTACCCATTCTTATTGATCGACCGTGTGACTGACTTCCAAGAAGAGAAATACCTTCACGCGCTTAAAAATGTGTCGGTTAACGAACCTCAGTTCACAGGTCACTTTCCTCAACTACCCGTATTCCCAGGTGTTTTGATTCTTGAAGCGATGGCTCAGGCTACGGGTCTATTAGCATTTAAATCATTTGGTGCACCAACAGAGAATGAACTGTACTACTTTGCTAGTGTAGATGGCGCGAAATTCCGCAAACCAGTCGTTCCAGGTGACCAGTTGGTGATTGAAGTTGAATTTCTGAAAGAGCGCCGTGGTATTGCTGCATTTCGTGGTGTAGCGAAAGTAGATGGCGAAGTAGTATGTTCAGCTGAGCTGAAGTGTGCTCGTCGAGAGTTTTAA